AACGAACCCATTGTGTGCCTCCCGCAAAGCGCGGCATAGCCCCCGCTGGCCCAAACCGCTAGCCTTCGTGCTTTTCTTTTCCATGTTCGGCATGGTCAACGGCGCTGAGCTCAGCGTGACCGTCGAGGCCAACCAGCCCAACGTGGTCGCGTACTGGAATCAGATCGCCAACACAACCGTGCTGGCGCCATCGACCACCAACACCACCGCTGAAGAACAGCGCCCGTCTTACCAGGTCGATCTGGCCAGCGTGCATGTGGCGATTTACGACGCGGTCATCGCCATCGATGGCCGCTACAAGGCGTTTGCCGTCCAGCCCAAGGTGTCACCCACTGGTGCTTCGATGGACGCCGCAGCCAGCGCGGCGGCCTATGGTGTGCTGCACGCGCTGTTCCCGAATCGCAGCGCCCACTACCAGGCTGCATACGACAGCCGCATCGCCGCGATCCCCGATGGCGACGCCAAAACCAGAGGCCTCGCGCTGGGCAGAGAAGTCGCTTCGGGCGTGGTCAAGCTGCGCGCCAACGATGGCCGCAGCGTGGCGCTGGCGCCCTACATTTCAGGCACCGATGCGGGCCAATTCCGCAGCGCTGGCCCCAACCCCTTCAACCGCTACGTGACTTCCATCAAGCCCTTCTCGCTCACTCGGCTTGACCAGTTCCGTCCACCGCCGCCACCGGCATTGAACAGTGCTGCCTACGCCGCAGCAGTCGAAGAAACCCGGTTGCTCGGCGGTACCATCAGCGCGGCGCGCACGCCCGAGCAGCTGGAAACTGCGCGATTCCACTCAGACCCACCCGGCCCTTTCGTCACACGCAACCTGGGCCGCTTTGCGGCGAGCACGGGGGATGTAGCCGAGGCCGCCCGGCTGATGGCCTTCATTTATGTCGTGCATGCCGATGCCATAGGCGCCTGCTTCGAGGCCAAGTACCACTACGCTGCCTGGCGGCCCATGAGCGCGATCACCATGGCCGATACCGACGGCAACGACGCCACGCAGATCGATGCCGGATGGACCCCGGTGTTGCCCACGCCCAACCACCCAGAATACCCGGCCGCCCACGCCTGCACCTCAGGCGGCCTGGGCGAAACCCTGCTGCGCTACCACGGCACCCACAACGTGGCCTACACCTGGGACAGCAGGACCACCGGAACGACACGCAGCTACGCCACCACCGACGCACTCGACGCCGAAAGCCAGATTGCCCGCATCGCCGGCGGCATGCACTTCAGGTTCTCAACCGACGCCGGCGTGACCCTTGGCAAACAGGTTGCCCAGTGGGTCGCCGATCACCACTTTGCACGCCGGGAGTAACCGCCATGACCAACACCACCCAAAACGCGACCCGCGCCCAGTGGGACCGCGCCGCCCCCGGCTGGAACGCACACGGCTCGCTGATCGGCGCCTGGCTCGCCAGGGCCACCGAGGGCATGCTCGGCATGGCCGCCATCGACCCTGGCTCACGGGTGCTCGATGTTGCCGCCGGCGCTGGCGAACAAACGCTGTTGATCGCGCGCCGCGTAGGCCCCACCGGCAGCGTGCTCGCCACCGACCTGTCGCCCGCGATCCTCGCGCTGGCCGAAGACAACGCGCGAAGCGCTGGCTTGTCGAATGTGCAGTTTCAGATCGCCGACGGTGAAGACCTGCAGGTTGGGCCCGCCAGCTTCGACGCCGTGGTCTGCCGGCTCGGGCTGATGCTGTTTGGCGACCCGATGTGCGCCCTGGGCGAGATGCACCGGGCACTCAAGCCCGGCGGACACATCTGCACCCTGGTGTTCTCCCAACCCGGGCGCAACCCCTGCATCACCACCCTCATGTCAACGGCCCTGCAGCACGCCGGCTTGCCCGCCCCCAGCCCTTTCACACCGGGTGGCCTGCTCAGCCTCGGCCGACCCGGCTTGACCGATGAACTGTTTGCTGCGGCAGGCTTCAGCCACGTGGCCACGACCCGACTCGACGCCCCTTTTCGCATGCCGTCTGCCAAGGCCTATCTCGATTTTGTTCGCACCTCGGCGAGCCCGATCCAGCACATCTTGGGTCGCCTCGACGAACCAAACCGGGAGCGGGCCTGGGCCGACATGGAAGAAAAGTTGTCCATCTACACCACGCCCTGGGGCTGGGAAGGGCCCAACGAACTGCTGCTGACGGCAGGGCGGCGGTGAACGTTGCCGCCAGAGTGGTCAGATCGATCCCCGACAGTCCATCGTTCGAGGAACCGCCATGAAACATACCCAACGACTAACGACCCGGTGGCTGGACCGTGCCCATGTGTGCGCCGCATTGGGCACACCCTGTTTCGCGGTGGAGCCACCAGAGCGCCAATCAGAAAACCCGAGGGTCGTTGGCATCGGTGGCAACCAACCGCTGGCCCGTGCTGACCGAGGTTCGCTTGCGCTGCGCGCGTTCAGTTTCATCCTCCTGTGTGCGCTGGGGCTGGTGATTGCAATTCGCGGAGGCGCTTTCGACCTGGGAGGCGTACAAGCCTTGTTGGCATCCATGTCGGCAGAGGTTGAAGCGCGCACCTTGATCATGCTGGCCCTGGTTTATGCGGTCGCACTGGCGTTGCCCTTTGTTCCCGGCATGGAGCTGGGGTTGTTGCTCATGGTGGCGTTTGGTCCACGCGGCGTCCTGCTCGTTTATGCGGCCAGCCTGCTCGGCCTGAGCCTGCCGTATGCGGTCGGTCGCTTGCTGCATGGCCGCCGGCCGCCGCAGCCATCGCAAGGCCTTGACGCCCAGGCCGCACCCGGCCAAGACGCGACCAGCGAACTGCAATCGCTGGTTTCGAGCCATCGACTGACGTGCTGCTTGCCCATTCGCCTGATCGGTTGGTTGACCGCGCACCGGTATCTGGCATTGGCCATCGGCCTCAACCTGCCGGGCAACATGGTCTTCGGCGGCGGCGGCGGCATCGCCCTGCTCTGCGGCGCGAGCGGCCAATACCGCTATCGGCGCTTCCTCATCACCGTTGCCATCGCCGTATCGCCAATGCCGATCCTGATGCAACTGGGGTTCCTCGGACTTGAATTCAACCAACTTGCACCCCAGTTGATTGGCGAAAGGTTGGGGTGTTTGAACACAGCGAAGGGCAACAAGTGGGCGTGAAGCGCTGCCGACCATCGCAAGCAAACAAGCCAGCCTGTCACCCAACTCTGGTTGGGACCGCATATAAACTGGTCCCCCATGGTGCGTTCGCATGGACGCCAGACCCAAGACCCACCCCAATCACACGATGAAAATCATTGACGAGATGCTGAACCTGGCATTGCTCTCCGCCGATCAACACCAGCAAATCAGCGCCTGGATGGCCCATGCAGATACACCCGAAGACATCCTGAAGATGCCCGCACCGCTGTGGCGCGCGGTCGAGCGTGCCAGCGAAATCATGGGCATTGACGATGATCTGATGCGCCCGCCCTCTTTGGACGCCGACGATATGGTCTGCCTCTAGCCGTTGCTTTCTCAGCTTGCGGCATCCCCAACTGTCGGATCCTGGACCGAAGCGACGGTGGCTCACTGGGCGCAGCGAACGCTCAACGCCTGAACTCTATGGCTGCCGAAAACAGCTCGAAAAGACAAATGGTCAGGTACAACCGGCCCTGCACGGCGGATTGGATGAGCGACGGTGATAGTCCGTGACAAGGCCACTGGCCACCTTAACCTCACAGCAGTCGAGCAGCGTTGCTTTGAGCATGACCCTCGCTCGACTGGCTCGGCTCTTGATCGCGGACAAAGACAGTCCTTTCTCGTCAGCCAGGGTTTGCATGGTTTTCCCGTCAAAGTCGGTGGCCAGCAAAGTATCGCGATAAATGGCGGGGAGCTGCCGGGCAAGCGGCCTGAGACACAGGGCGAGCTCCTGATGCAAAAGCTCATCACGGTCCTGATGCCCGTCTGGCAGGTTCTCGTCCAACGCCACGGTATGAGGCTGTGCCGAGCGATAGTGGTCAACCACGGTAGTGCGGGCTGCGGCATAGAGCCATCCCGTGAGGTTCTTTGGCGCCCGGTTGGCGGAAATCGCGACCGATGCCTTAACGAAAACATCTTGAATCAGGTCTTCAATCAGGTTTGGATCGCTCACGCGCCTGCGCAAGTAATTGCGCAGGCTGGTTCGCAGTGCGGCGTAGGACGCGCCAAGGTCCACTGAAACACTTGGCGCGTCCCGCGGGGTTTCCTCTTCAGCCACAACAAGCTCCCTGAGTAGCGGAGGAATCGGCCGGAATGCAGCAAGCCGCCTTGGCAGGTGGCGCATCCCGATCCGACCCGCGGACGGGAATGCAGCATGCGCCCGCTTGATTTTCCGTATCGATGCCAAACCCGACGGCATCAGACATGGTGTGAAAATGCTCCCACGCAAGCCCTTGCGGATCGATCGTCCAGTGCTTTTCGCTATCGGAATAGCAACAAGCGGACACTCCCTGTTCCAACACCGCTCCCGACGATGCAGCGGCAGCCAACCTCTTCAATTCAGCAAGTTCTTCCGCTGAATCCACCTGAAAGCCGAAGTGGTTCACGCCGACCGCGTGGCCTCTCGCTGAAATCGCGAAATTGATTCGAGGATCTTCAAGCATCCACTTCGCGTAGTCATCTCGCATTTTTGTAGGTGGGTGGCCGAAAAGCTTGCTGTAGAAGTCGATGCTGGTTTCAAGGTTCTCTACTGCAACGTGGGCGTGAAAGCGCTTCATGTATGGCTCCTGTCTGGTCGCATCAAGATGGATGCTCCTGTATAGACGCAGACGCGCCCAAAAGGTCGCAAGCGATGCAGCGCACAACGATTGGCCCGCGAATCCGCAGAGCTAACGGCCAGATGGCCGTTCTGCGCCGAGCCTCAGCCGGTTTTTTCCCCGATCATGTGTGACCCGCGAACGTGACCGGCAGGCAAGCAAGCCACGCCCTGCGTGAACGCCCCGTTTTACACCCCCAACTGGTCCCGCATCTGGTACCACAGCGCACCGATGGCCGTGAAGGGCACGCGGAACAGGCGCCCGCCGGGGAACGGGTGGTGCGGCAGGCGGGAGAAGGCGCCAAAACGGGAGGCGTCGCCCTTGATCGCTTCGCCCAAAACGCGGCCAATCAGGTGGGTGAAGGTGATGCCGTGGCCAGAGCAGCCCTGGGAGTAATAGATGTTGGGCGCGAGCGTGCCCACTTGCGGCATGCGCGAGAGGGTAAGCAGGAAGTTGCCGGTCCAGCCGAAATCCACCTTCACATCCTTGAGCTGGGGAAACACTTTTTCCATTTGCGGGCGAATGAGCGAAGTGACTTCTTTAGGATCGCGTGCGCCGTAAACCACGCCGCCGCCAAACAGCATGCGTTTGTCGGCCGTGAGGCGGAAGTAGTCGAGCAGGAAGTTGTTGTCTTCCACGCAGTGGTCCGAAGGAACCAGCTCGTCGGCCAGTGCGCCCAGCGGCTCGGTGGTGATGATCTGGGTGCCGCAGGGCATGGACTTGGCGGCCAGTTTGGGCTCCAGATCGCCGATGTACGCGTTGCAGGCCACGATCACGTAGCGGGCACGCACGTTG
This region of Hydrogenophaga crassostreae genomic DNA includes:
- a CDS encoding vanadium-dependent haloperoxidase; this encodes MTTNPLCASRKARHSPRWPKPLAFVLFFSMFGMVNGAELSVTVEANQPNVVAYWNQIANTTVLAPSTTNTTAEEQRPSYQVDLASVHVAIYDAVIAIDGRYKAFAVQPKVSPTGASMDAAASAAAYGVLHALFPNRSAHYQAAYDSRIAAIPDGDAKTRGLALGREVASGVVKLRANDGRSVALAPYISGTDAGQFRSAGPNPFNRYVTSIKPFSLTRLDQFRPPPPPALNSAAYAAAVEETRLLGGTISAARTPEQLETARFHSDPPGPFVTRNLGRFAASTGDVAEAARLMAFIYVVHADAIGACFEAKYHYAAWRPMSAITMADTDGNDATQIDAGWTPVLPTPNHPEYPAAHACTSGGLGETLLRYHGTHNVAYTWDSRTTGTTRSYATTDALDAESQIARIAGGMHFRFSTDAGVTLGKQVAQWVADHHFARRE
- a CDS encoding sigma-70 family RNA polymerase sigma factor, which gives rise to MAEEETPRDAPSVSVDLGASYAALRTSLRNYLRRRVSDPNLIEDLIQDVFVKASVAISANRAPKNLTGWLYAAARTTVVDHYRSAQPHTVALDENLPDGHQDRDELLHQELALCLRPLARQLPAIYRDTLLATDFDGKTMQTLADEKGLSLSAIKSRASRARVMLKATLLDCCEVKVASGLVTDYHRRSSNPPCRAGCT
- a CDS encoding class I SAM-dependent methyltransferase encodes the protein MTNTTQNATRAQWDRAAPGWNAHGSLIGAWLARATEGMLGMAAIDPGSRVLDVAAGAGEQTLLIARRVGPTGSVLATDLSPAILALAEDNARSAGLSNVQFQIADGEDLQVGPASFDAVVCRLGLMLFGDPMCALGEMHRALKPGGHICTLVFSQPGRNPCITTLMSTALQHAGLPAPSPFTPGGLLSLGRPGLTDELFAAAGFSHVATTRLDAPFRMPSAKAYLDFVRTSASPIQHILGRLDEPNRERAWADMEEKLSIYTTPWGWEGPNELLLTAGRR
- a CDS encoding VOC family protein, producing MKRFHAHVAVENLETSIDFYSKLFGHPPTKMRDDYAKWMLEDPRINFAISARGHAVGVNHFGFQVDSAEELAELKRLAAAASSGAVLEQGVSACCYSDSEKHWTIDPQGLAWEHFHTMSDAVGFGIDTENQAGACCIPVRGSDRDAPPAKAACCIPADSSATQGACCG